In Entelurus aequoreus isolate RoL-2023_Sb linkage group LG13, RoL_Eaeq_v1.1, whole genome shotgun sequence, a genomic segment contains:
- the LOC133663887 gene encoding SPRY domain-containing SOCS box protein 4-like, protein MGQKISVSIKSVDEHGEPSYQPVQRELRGPDFCRPPRLDLLLDMPLASPETQLCHAWNPDDRSLNVFVKEDDKLTFHRHPVAQSTDCIRGKLGYTRGLHGWRIHWPARQRGTHAVVGVATTEAPLHSVGYTALVGSDSESWGWDLGRNRLYHDGKTQPASSTAPTYPCFLESDESFVLPDSLAVILDMDEGTLSYMVDGQYLGVAFRGLKGKRLYPIVSAVWGHCEVTIRYINGLDPEPLPLMDLCRRAARLALGRERIHHIDTLPLPETLKNYLQYQ, encoded by the exons ATGGGCCAAAAGATCTCTGTGAGCATCAAGTCAGTGGATGAACATGGAGAGCCCTCATACCAACCAGTGCAACGTGAACTACGAGGTCCAGATTTCTGCCGGCCACCCAGATTGGATTTACTGCTGGACATGCCTCTTGCCAGTCCTGAGACACAACTCTGCCACGCCTGGAACCCTGATGATAGGTCCCTCAACGTTTTTGTTAAAGAGGATGACAAGCTGACCTTCCACCGACACCCGGTGGCACAGAGCACAGACTGTATCAGAGGCAAATTGGGCTACACCAGAGGCCTCCACGGTTGGAGGATTCATTGGCCAGCCAGACAGAGAGGCACTCACGCTGTGGTTGGGGTGGCCACAACTGAAGCACCTTTACACTCAGTGGGATACACTGCTTTAGTGGGCTCCGATTCAGAATCCTGGGGCTGGGACCTAGGTCGAAACAGACTGTACCATGATGGAAAGACTCAACCAGCATCTTCGACAGCACCAACATACCCCTGTTTCTTGGAGTCAGATGAGTCATTTGTTCTTCCAGACTCCCTGGCAGTAATACTTGATATGGATGAGGGCACATTGAGCTACATGGTTGATGGACAATATCTGGGAGTAGCATTCAGGGGTTTAAAAGGCAAGAGATTGTATCCCATCGTCAGTGCTGTGTGGGGACACTGCGAAGTGACTATTCGCTACATCAACGGACTAGATC CGGAGCCCCTCCCCCTCATGGACCTATGTAGACGTGCGGCTCGCCTGGCTCTAGGTAGGGAGCGAATCCATCACATCGACACGCTGCCACTGCCTGAAACTCTCAAGAACTACCTCCAGTACCAGTga